A region of the candidate division WOR-3 bacterium genome:
TGGCTACTAAACTTGCAGAAGAAAACTTAACATCAGAAAAGCTCAGCGAAGCTATCCAAAATGTGCTAAAAGAAACTCTCGAGAATAAGAAACTTGAGCTCGAAGAAGCGCTTAAAGCAGAGGAGGAAAATCTCCGTAAAGAAATTCAAGGAATGACTGAAAAAATCAAACAGACCGTCGAAAATAGGATAAAGGAAGTAGAATCGGAAATCGACTCGCAGGTAAAATCGGTATTTGAACCGGAAAAGGTAAAAGCTCTTTTGGAAGAGAAGATCAAAAGGTTTATAGAAGAAGAAACCCATATATTTGAGGACGAACTAAAAGCCCTCGGTAAAGAGGTAGTAGATAAAAACCAGAAAGACATTAGGAAGAATTTCGAGAAAAATCTTAAAACCTTTTACGAAGCCGAGGATGGCCTAACGAAAATCATTGAAGACATTGTAAAAAATCAGAGCGATTACATCACCTCTCAACTACAGGAGAAAATTTCAGAAATAATCAGCACTAAAGCAAAGGACCTACTCCTTGAATCCCCCCTCTCCGAGAGAATAGCAGAATATGTGGGCTTCGAGATGAAAAAGTACATGCAGGAAATAGAAAACCTAAAGGCATCCCTTGATGTTCTTGAAATGCGCATCAAGATTCTCTCTGAAGCACCGGGATCATCAGAAGAACAAGCCACTTCACAGAAGGAAGAAATCGTAATTCCAGAGGCGACTCTTTTCCCTGAGGATGAAGGTGTAAAAGAAGCTGTAATGGAGAAAGAGACAGAAACAGCGATTGAAAAAGCCCAAGAAGAAACACCTGAAACACAAGCCGAGGTAGCTGAAGAAACATCAGTACCCATTGAAATTGTTGAAGAGGTTGCAAAAGAGAAAGAAGAAAAGGTTGCTCGCCCCTTCAAGCTTCAAATGCCTTTTGAGATTACATACATGGGACATGCCGCATTCTTGATAACTGCCGGCAACGTTAAAATTATAACCGATCCTTACAAATACATGGCGCTAAACGGTTCAATCAAGTATAAACCTATCGATGTTGAGGCTAACTTTGTTACAGTGAGTCATATGCACATGGACCAGGGTGCATGGAAAGAGATCCCAGGAGAACCAAGACTTGTGGAAGTAGCCGGTGAAAAAACCTTTAGCGATTATCCGTTTCTCAAGTTTAAGGGTATACAGACCTATCACGATAACGCCGAAGGCAATGTGAGGGGAACCAACATGGTGTTCAACATTGAGATAGCAGGTGTCAGGATAACACACTTGGGTGCACTGGGACATGTCTTAACTAAGGAGCAGCTTAGAGAAATCGGTAGACCAGTTGATATTCTCATGATACCTGTAGGAGGTTATGATACAATACCTGTAAGAGATGCGTGGGAAGTCGTAAATCAACTGGATCCTCTTGTCGTCATACCAATGAGGTTTAAAACCGATGCCTGTGATCTCCCATTAGCAGAAGTCGATGCCTTTCTCAGCTTAGCCAAATGTCCCGTAAAGGAGATGGAATCCACCGTTTTAGTAGATTCCCTACCCACTTCAATGGAGGTTTGGGTCCTAAAACCACTCAAAATTTAGAATAAAAGCAAAGTAAATGCAAAACCTTCTTTCCCTGAAACATCGTGAATTAGAATCTCTTCTTAACTCAATAAATGAAAAGCCATATAGAATAAGGCAAATCTTTAAATGGATTTGGGGCAAAAGCAAAGACAACATCGAAGAATTTTCTGATCTTCCAAAGGATTTTAGAATTTTCCTTTCCCAAAACTACTACATAAAAAGGGCAGAACCCATATCCATACTTACTTCCCAAGATGGCTCCATAAAATTTCTAATACAGCTGGAAAACGGTGATAAGGTTGAATCCGTCTTCATTCCTGATGCTGACAGAAATACCGTTTGTGTATCATCACAAGTTGGATGCCCTTTAAAATGTGCCTTTTGCGCAACGGGTAAACTCGGGTATACGAGAAATCTAAAATTCTACGAAATCCTTGAGCAGGTAAGAATCGTCCGGGATTACGTAAAGACAAGGATAACTAATGTAGTATTCATGGGTATGGGTGAACCTCTCCTAAATTATGAGGAAGTATTAGAAAGTGCTCGAATCTTGAATGATTCAAATACTTTTTCCATCGGCGCTCGAAAAATTACCATTTCAACGGCAGGAATCATACCAGGAATAAGAAAGCTGGCAAGTGAGCCAGAGCAGTTTAAACTGGCAGTCTCTCTTAATTCTGCAATTCAAGAAAAACGTGAAAAATTGATGCCAATTGCAAAGAAATACCCCCTCAATGAATTGAGAGAAGCTTTACTTGAGTTTTATGAAGCAAAAAAGCGCTGGATTACCTTCGAATACATTCTCATTCCCGAAGTGAACAACACGAGGGAAGATATCGAAGCCTTAACCGATTACGTTAATTCCATACCTTCAAAGTTAAATCTTATCCCTTATAACCCGCATCCTTATTCAGAGTTTCGTGCTCCCACCGACGAAGAGGTGGAAGAATTTCTAAAAATTTTGAGGAAAAATCTTAAACGTGTAGTAACTTTAAGAAAATCAAAGGGTAAAGATATTAAAGGGGCCTGTGGCCAACTGGCCTACTTCTCAAAATTAAACGAATAGGGCAAAAGTTCATCAAGTCTGTGGGTAACTATCCCCTTTTTAGTTTTAACAGCAACAATCATGTCTTTCGAAAACTCAGCCATTACCTGCCTACAGGCGCCACAAGGATAGGGAGGTCTTTCGGGGTCGTTAGAAACTATTGCAATAGCTACAAATTCCCTTTTACCTTCTGAAACAGCCTTAAAGATAGCGACCCGCTCAGCGCATATGGTCAAGCCGTAAGAGGCATTTTCCACATTTACGCCTGTATATAGGCTGCCATCTTTACAGAGTAAAGCGGCAGCAACCGAATAACCTGAGTAGGGCGCATAGGCCTTATTTAGTTCTCCTTCAGCCTTTTTTACCAGTTCTTCAATTTCTCCACGTAACATTGATCCTGACTCCTGAAATATTCGATTTTAAAAGCGCTCCCATCCTCAAGGATGACCTTATGTACCTCCCTTTCATTGCCTATAAAATCCCTCACTACTCCGACGGGAAACCATTTCTGGATCATCAACTTCTTACCGCCAATCACCAGAGCTTGTGGCCTTTCGCACTTCTTCTCCCCTTCATACCACAAAACCTCAATTCCATTCATTTTCATTCTCAGTCTTTAAGATTTTCAAAAAATTCCTTTACGTCTTTGAAATTCCTGATTACGACACTCTCATAAATCTTCGATATCTTCGCTGAATAGGCACTCTTCTCTATATAAGCATTCGCAAATTCGAATCTACCGGCAAAGTAAAGGAGAGTCCCCGCTACGACAAATCCTTCGAAAACCCCGAGTAAAAATCCAAGAAGCCTGTCGACTACACTTATGAAGGTAGGCTTTAATGCCTTTCTTATAAGAAAAATGACCAGCTGAGTTAGAAATATCACAAGAATAAAGAGGATAAGGATGCTTGCCACCTTCAAAATAAGAGGGTCTTGAATGCCTTTGAGATAAAAGCTCATGAGGTCGTTGAATTTAAGGGAGATAAAAACAGCAAGAATTAGCCCAACAATGGAAAGCACCTCTTTTATAAGGCCAACCAAAAGGCCCCTTAATGCAAAGAACAGAAGTATAACAAGGACAATCACATCCACACCATTCATACTAAAACTCCCTTACTTCGCATATATCCCTTTCAGCATCAAAGACTACAAAAGTTTTCTTACCTGTCAAATATCCACAAGCTTCTCCGGGATTAATAATGTGAGTTTCACCTACCTTCTCAATATGGAGCTTGTGGGTGTGACCATAGGCGACAATCTTGAACTTTTGGGTCTCAGCAAGTTCCTTTACTACAAAGGGCTCATGCATAATGATAATCTTGATACCGTTTATATCGATTACTTGGGGCAACTTAAAAGTTGCCACCTGGAACTCCTTCGCCTGCTCGATGAGAAAAAGCCTTTCACCATCATTGTTTCCGAAAACATAATAGAGGTTCCCAGTGTAAACTTCCCTTATAAATCTAAAGTTGAAAGGAGAAATCAGGTCACCAAGGTGAATGACGTTTCTTATACCCTCTTTTTCAAAGTAGGAGAAGGCAGACTGGATAGCCTCTTTGTGATCGTGAGTGTCTGAAATAAAACCAATTTTCATAAAGCACCTCCCAGCAGAAAACCTGAAAGTATAAGTATCATACAGTATTTGAAATCTTCACTCAATTTGGAAAAGGATTTCTCTTTCCACGTTATAATTCCAAGGTAAAGCCATAAAAAGCACATAAAGATAAGGAAGATAGGTCTATGAAAGACTCTCAAGTAGGCAATTACCGTAAAAATCAAAAGTAGAAAAAGCAAAAAACTTACGTAAATTTTGATTCCCTTCTCCCCCAAAAAAGCCGGTAGCGTCTTGTACCCAAATTCCCTATCGGCTCCCAGGTCTTCCATGTCCTTTATGGCCTCCCGAGCAAGATTGTAAAGAATGGCGCAAAGTATGGGATACCACAAAAGGTGAAAATTTCTGATCTCCAAAGCCAGAATTAGGAAAGGAAAAGAAGTGACGAAACTTACGATCAAATTCCCAACAAAGGCAACTTTCTTTAGATAAATATCGTAGAGAATTACCAGAACCAGACCGAGGAGAAAAACAATTCGAGTCGTTAAAATTTCATTTCCATAAAGAAAAGAGCTCAAAAAAGTGAGAAGGCCAAGAATTACAGTAAAAACAGTAGCTTCCTTCACACTCAAAAGCTTCGAAGGAATTGGCCTTTCTGGATGGGCCTTCTCGTCCAATCTGGCGTCCATAATATCGTTCAAAGCATTGGAAAAGCCCGCTAATAGAAGAATGGGTATCAAAAACTTAAAAAAGGGGGCTGGATGTCCACAGAGGCCAGAAATCAAAAAGGCGACAAAGGAGGCATAAATAACAATTAAAAGATTTAAAGGTCTCATCAATTTCAAAAATCCTCTAATCTTTCTCATTCCAAAGTCCCTCCATTTTCAAAATCGAAAATACCTTCCTTTCTAAATCCTCAAGAGTGCCAATATTAGGAACAAGATAATATTTTCCCTCCGGGATCTCCTCCGTTTGCCAGTTAGTGATCGCCTTGATTTTCTCCTCTGACCAGCCCTTCTTTTTGAGCCTTTCTACCACCACTTCTGGAGGTGCAGTTACGACAATGGTAAAATCTGCGAAAGGATAAAGAGAAAGCTTCTTGGGAATGGCGACATCAATAAAAATATCGCCTTCTCTTTTCTTTACTATCTCCTTAATGCGCTCTTTGAGAATGGGATGTAAAATTTGCTCCAGTTTAGTAATCTTCTGAGGGTCTTTGAAGACAATTTCGCCCAGTTTCTTTCTGTTAACCTCGCCTTCCCCATCAAGTACCTCAGCTCCGAATTCCTTTAAAATTTCTTCCTTAACTTCCTGTAAAAGACTATGAGCAAGAGAATCTACATCTATCACGTTATATCCGTAGTTCCGCAGTATATTTGCCACTGTGGACTTTCCCGTTCCAGCCTTTCCCGTAATAATCACCACCTTACTCATCCTTCAAACCTTTGGCTTCTTTTATTAGCTTGTAGTGGATCTTAACCTCGGTATCTTCAGCACCACCCTTCTGGACAGCCCTCTCAATTACATCTAAGGATTCATCGATTTTACCCATCTTGAACAAAATCCAGGCTTTAGTATCGATAAAATGATAATCATCGGGCTGAATTTGAAGGGCGTGTTCAACTAATCTTAAGGCCCTCTCTAAATCCTTACCAAGTTCGCAAAGGGCATAGGCGAGGTTATTGTAAAGCACAGGATCATCGTAGCCTGTCTTCAACATTTTCTCCATGATGTCTGTGGCAAATCCATATTCCTCCACTTCCATCGCCAGATAAGCAACATTTAGGGAATCAGCTCTATTCTTCGCCACTGCAAGAGACTTCTCTAAAAAGCCTTTATAATCGACTTCAATCTTCGCTAAATGTGCATACTCGAGAAGGTCCAAATACCTCTTTAAATTCAGGCTATCAAGCTCCAAAGCCTTCAGATAATTCTTAAAAGCATTTCTTTTATCATCTTTAATTCTAAAGGCTTCAGCCTTTAGGTAGTATAAGTAGCCTTCTGCCCCCAAATTTCTTTCAGCTAAATATATCTTTTTTAACGCCTCATCAACCCTACTCACAGAAAGCAGAAGAAATATCTGGTAATAGGCATATTCCTTAGAGTAGGGATTTAATTTTATGGCCTTTTTGATCTCCTCAAGGGCATCCTGAGGAGCGCCCAGAGCGTACAAGGTCCTTGAAAGGTAATAGTGAACCTCAGGGTCACCCTCCTGAAGACCCGAAGCCACGAGAAATTCGCTTAAAGCAGTTGAATAATCGCCCTTGGTAAGGTAGTGAATCCCAACAAGTTTTCTGATCTCCCAGGAAAAAGACATTCGCTTCACAAGTTCCAGTGCGACTGAATCAGCTCTTTCATAAAGGCCAGCGGCGTCAAGACTTTGCAAATAAACTTTCAAAAAACCAATATCATCGAATTCTTCACGGTAAAGACCATCAAAAATGGTCAGAGCAGCGTCATCGTCTCCGAGCAGCTTGTAGTAAAGCCCCTTCAAAAACTGTAGCTGAGGTAAATCGGTCTTAAGGCTATCGAGATAGATTTTAACTAAATCAGTCTTCCCCAGCTTCCACAACAGATCTAAATAGGAAGAGACGAAAACGGGCATCTTTTGAAAATAGGGACTGGACCTTTGAAAGCAAGGAAAGGCCCTTTCATAATCGCCACTGAGATAATAAAGATATCCTTCGTAAAAACAAAGGGAATCGCTTTGATTTGAGTATTTTCCAACTATTTCCTTGAGTTTTGATAAGTCTTGTGAATTTTTTAGCTTCCTAACAATAGCAAAGAAGACATCATGATCAAACCCCTTTTGCAGGTACTCAAATCCCCATTTTAGGCCCTCCGATAATTTTCCCAGTTGCATCGAATAGAGGACCATTTTCCGTAGGTAGAATAAATCCTCTGTATTCTGGTAAAGGGCTGATGCTTCTTGCAGAGCCTTTTCAAAATCGCCGGTACTTTCGTAATAATTCATCATCATTTCAGAAGATGTAGAATCAAAGGCGCTGACTGTTAGGATAAAAATTAAGGTATTAACCCACATTTACTTTGAAACTCTCAAAAAGTTCAAGTAAAAGCAGCCTTTTGTCAACTGGCAAACTCTTCAGTTGTGCATCAACCTTTGTTATTTTAAGAAGCATCCTTAAATAATCGCCTTTAGAAAACCTGCTTTTTTTCCCTTCGCTCTCCAACCCTCTCAAAATAAAATTGATGAACCCCGATGTAATGTAAGTGGGTTCTTCTACATCATCTAAAAGTTTCAAAGCCTTGTTTAAAGCGTCAGAGTCTGATTTCAATAAACTACTCAATACCTCCGATGCAATGTAGTCTTCATAATCGCTTAACACATCTAAGTCTCCATTTTTAATCTCTACTTGGCCATAGGTTCGTAGCTTCAGCTTCTCCAGCTCATTTAAGGCCGTTCTTAGGTCTCTTGGCATTCTTTTTGCCAAGTACTCAAGCCTTTGATCAGAAATTTTCCTTTCAACTAAATTCTTAAACTTATCTTTCAGCCATTCCTTGAAAGATTCATCGTCAAGGGAATCGAAGTGTATGACCTCAACCTTCTTAGGCAGAGGCTGGGATTTCCAATCTCGAAGGATTATGACGAAATGGCCCTCGGCCTTCAGAAAAAGCTCAAGAAACTTGAGAACTCTCTCAGGCTTATCAACATACTTTATTACCAGAACCTTTTCAACCTGAAACAATCCGCCCTGAAGGTTTGAAGCGATCTCACTGGCAAGGTCCTTAGAAGAACCATCTACAATTATCCTTTGAACTAAAGGGGCATTTGGAGGCGTAAGGGTCTTGCAAATCCATTCCAGAGCCTTATCCATCATGTATTCTTCCTTTCCCCAAAAAATGTAGACCTTTTTAAGATTCTCCCTCGAACTTAATTTTTTATGAAGGGATGTGTAATAGTCTAATGTAACTGGCATCTTTGAAATTTTAAAGTCGGCCCATCATTTTTCAAAATTCAAAAA
Encoded here:
- a CDS encoding MBL fold metallo-hydrolase codes for the protein MENNWSETIEKVRRDLDEAINGLIQKTLLEIEELLSATKNKAQELATKLAEENLTSEKLSEAIQNVLKETLENKKLELEEALKAEEENLRKEIQGMTEKIKQTVENRIKEVESEIDSQVKSVFEPEKVKALLEEKIKRFIEEETHIFEDELKALGKEVVDKNQKDIRKNFEKNLKTFYEAEDGLTKIIEDIVKNQSDYITSQLQEKISEIISTKAKDLLLESPLSERIAEYVGFEMKKYMQEIENLKASLDVLEMRIKILSEAPGSSEEQATSQKEEIVIPEATLFPEDEGVKEAVMEKETETAIEKAQEETPETQAEVAEETSVPIEIVEEVAKEKEEKVARPFKLQMPFEITYMGHAAFLITAGNVKIITDPYKYMALNGSIKYKPIDVEANFVTVSHMHMDQGAWKEIPGEPRLVEVAGEKTFSDYPFLKFKGIQTYHDNAEGNVRGTNMVFNIEIAGVRITHLGALGHVLTKEQLREIGRPVDILMIPVGGYDTIPVRDAWEVVNQLDPLVVIPMRFKTDACDLPLAEVDAFLSLAKCPVKEMESTVLVDSLPTSMEVWVLKPLKI
- the rlmN gene encoding 23S rRNA (adenine(2503)-C(2))-methyltransferase RlmN is translated as MQNLLSLKHRELESLLNSINEKPYRIRQIFKWIWGKSKDNIEEFSDLPKDFRIFLSQNYYIKRAEPISILTSQDGSIKFLIQLENGDKVESVFIPDADRNTVCVSSQVGCPLKCAFCATGKLGYTRNLKFYEILEQVRIVRDYVKTRITNVVFMGMGEPLLNYEEVLESARILNDSNTFSIGARKITISTAGIIPGIRKLASEPEQFKLAVSLNSAIQEKREKLMPIAKKYPLNELREALLEFYEAKKRWITFEYILIPEVNNTREDIEALTDYVNSIPSKLNLIPYNPHPYSEFRAPTDEEVEEFLKILRKNLKRVVTLRKSKGKDIKGACGQLAYFSKLNE
- a CDS encoding cytidine deaminase, coding for MLRGEIEELVKKAEGELNKAYAPYSGYSVAAALLCKDGSLYTGVNVENASYGLTICAERVAIFKAVSEGKREFVAIAIVSNDPERPPYPCGACRQVMAEFSKDMIVAVKTKKGIVTHRLDELLPYSFNFEK
- a CDS encoding CvpA family protein; this encodes MNGVDVIVLVILLFFALRGLLVGLIKEVLSIVGLILAVFISLKFNDLMSFYLKGIQDPLILKVASILILFILVIFLTQLVIFLIRKALKPTFISVVDRLLGFLLGVFEGFVVAGTLLYFAGRFEFANAYIEKSAYSAKISKIYESVVIRNFKDVKEFFENLKD
- a CDS encoding metallophosphoesterase, yielding MKIGFISDTHDHKEAIQSAFSYFEKEGIRNVIHLGDLISPFNFRFIREVYTGNLYYVFGNNDGERLFLIEQAKEFQVATFKLPQVIDINGIKIIIMHEPFVVKELAETQKFKIVAYGHTHKLHIEKVGETHIINPGEACGYLTGKKTFVVFDAERDICEVREF
- a CDS encoding UbiA family prenyltransferase — encoded protein: MRKIRGFLKLMRPLNLLIVIYASFVAFLISGLCGHPAPFFKFLIPILLLAGFSNALNDIMDARLDEKAHPERPIPSKLLSVKEATVFTVILGLLTFLSSFLYGNEILTTRIVFLLGLVLVILYDIYLKKVAFVGNLIVSFVTSFPFLILALEIRNFHLLWYPILCAILYNLAREAIKDMEDLGADREFGYKTLPAFLGEKGIKIYVSFLLFLLLIFTVIAYLRVFHRPIFLIFMCFLWLYLGIITWKEKSFSKLSEDFKYCMILILSGFLLGGAL
- the coaE gene encoding dephospho-CoA kinase (Dephospho-CoA kinase (CoaE) performs the final step in coenzyme A biosynthesis.), with product MSKVVIITGKAGTGKSTVANILRNYGYNVIDVDSLAHSLLQEVKEEILKEFGAEVLDGEGEVNRKKLGEIVFKDPQKITKLEQILHPILKERIKEIVKKREGDIFIDVAIPKKLSLYPFADFTIVVTAPPEVVVERLKKKGWSEEKIKAITNWQTEEIPEGKYYLVPNIGTLEDLERKVFSILKMEGLWNEKD
- a CDS encoding tetratricopeptide repeat protein, which encodes MWVNTLIFILTVSAFDSTSSEMMMNYYESTGDFEKALQEASALYQNTEDLFYLRKMVLYSMQLGKLSEGLKWGFEYLQKGFDHDVFFAIVRKLKNSQDLSKLKEIVGKYSNQSDSLCFYEGYLYYLSGDYERAFPCFQRSSPYFQKMPVFVSSYLDLLWKLGKTDLVKIYLDSLKTDLPQLQFLKGLYYKLLGDDDAALTIFDGLYREEFDDIGFLKVYLQSLDAAGLYERADSVALELVKRMSFSWEIRKLVGIHYLTKGDYSTALSEFLVASGLQEGDPEVHYYLSRTLYALGAPQDALEEIKKAIKLNPYSKEYAYYQIFLLLSVSRVDEALKKIYLAERNLGAEGYLYYLKAEAFRIKDDKRNAFKNYLKALELDSLNLKRYLDLLEYAHLAKIEVDYKGFLEKSLAVAKNRADSLNVAYLAMEVEEYGFATDIMEKMLKTGYDDPVLYNNLAYALCELGKDLERALRLVEHALQIQPDDYHFIDTKAWILFKMGKIDESLDVIERAVQKGGAEDTEVKIHYKLIKEAKGLKDE